GTCTGGCGTATTGAGGAAGCGCCGCTGATCGTCGCGCGGTGGTTTCGCACCGAAGCCGCTGTACTGATACAGCACCGGCAGCATCGTGATGCCGATGCCGGTCGCGGCGGCTGCATCGACGACGCGCGCCGCGAGTTCCGCGCGCTGCGGATAGCTCGCGCCATCGGCCTGGTGATGCACGTAGTGAAACTCGCACACCGACGTATAGCCCGCCTTCAACATTTCGATGTACAGCCACTGCGCGATTGCGGCGAGGCCGTCGGGCGAGATCTTCGCGGCAAAGCGGTACATCAGGTCGCGCCAGCTCCAGAAGCTGTCGACTGCGTTCGCGCGATACTCGGTGAGCCCCGCCATCGCGCGCTGGAATGCATGCGAGTGCAGATTCGGCATGCCTGGCGCCAGCGGGCCGGCCGCATGCGCGATACCCGCGGGCGCAGCGCTGTCGGCGCGCACTTCCGTGAGCATGCCGTGCACGTCCCATTGCAGCAGCACGTTGCGGCGCCAGCCATCGGGCAGCCACGCGTGATCGGCAAACAGCGAACGGTCGGAAGAAGTCATGGTTGAGTTTTGAGAGAAATCGTCGAAGCCGGTCGCGTGTAGACCGTCTCGCCGCCGCGCACGACGCGTGCACACAACGGACGGCCAAACCAGTACGCAAGCTCGGCGAGCGTCGCAACGGACCACACCGCGAAGTCGGCAGAACGGCCGACCGCGAGCGTCCCGTGCCGCTCCGCCTGGCCGAGCGCGCGCGCCGCGTGCGCGGTCACGCCTTGCAGCGCTTCGGGCACGGTCATCCGGAACAGCGTGGTCGCCATGTTCATCATCAGCAGCAGCGACGTGACGGGCGATGTGCCTGGATTGCTGTCCGTCGAAATCGCGATCGGCACCTTGTAGCGGCGCAGCAGATCGAGCGGCGGCAACTGCGTCTCGCGAATGAAGTAGTACGCGCCAGGCAGCAGCACCGCGACCGTGCCTGCGGCCTGCATCGCGGCAACGCCGGCTTCGTCGAGAAATTCGAGGTGATCCGCCGACAGCGCATGGTGCCGCGCGGCGAGTGCCGTGCCTCCGCTGTTCGACAGTTGCTCCGCGTGCATTTTCACGGGCAGGTTGCGGCGCGCGGCCGCGTCGAACACGCGCTCGCTCTGCGCGAGCGAGAAGCCGATGCGTTCGCAGAACACATCGACTGCATCGACGAGGCCTTCGTCCGCGAGCGCCGGCAGCATGCGGTCGCACACTTCGGCAATGTAGTCGTCCGCGCGGCCCGCGAATTCCGGCGGCAACGCGTGCGCGCCGAGGAACGTCGTGTAGACCGTCACCGGATAGCGCTCGCCCAGTTGCCGCGCGACGCGCAGCATCTTGCGCTCGCTCGCGAGATCGAGGCCGTAGCCGGACTTGATCTCGATCGCGGTCACGCCTTCGGCTAGCAACGGTTCGAGTCGTGCGGCGGCGGCGCGGAATAGCGTCGCTTCGTCGGCCGCGCGTGTTGCGCGTACCGTCGATACAATGCCGCCGCCCTGTCGCGCGATTTCTTCGTAGCTGACGCCCGCGAGGCGTTGCGCGAATTCGTCCGCACGCTGGCCGCCGTACACGAGGTGCGTATGGCAATCGACCAGACCCGGCGTGACCCACGCGCCGTGCAGATCTTCGCGTGGCCACGTTGCGTATGCCGCAGGGAGTTCGCTCGCGGCGCCGAGCCATTCGATTCGGCCGTCGGTCACCGCGATGGCAGCATCGGAGATTGCGCGGTCGGGGTCGCCGTCCGCGCAGAGATTGAGGTGATGCCAGACTGTGTGCTTCATCGCTTGGCTCATGTTCAGGGTCGCGCGGTCTGGTTCGCGGGATCGGATGGTCGGACGATGCTATGCGATGTTTGTGTAGTGGATTTCGATCGCGAGCAGTGCGGAAGCTTGATCGCTTTCGATAACGCACCGCACGTCGTGCACGCCATCGATCCGCAACGTATCGCCCACCGCGAGACGCACAGGCGCCGCATCGCCGATCGTCACTTCTGCAACACCCACCGCGCAATACAGCAACGCGACGTCTGCATTCAGCGTGCGTTGCGCACCGCCACGCACGACATCGAGCGTACCTGTTGCCGCGTTCCGTCGCACCATCAGGTTGAAGTCGCGCGTCGCGCCGTCGACGAGCCGTGCATCGATCGCTGCCTCGCCACGAAAACGCGCGACGTCGAGCGGCTTCGTCAACGCATGCGTGTGTCCGTCGTTGCCCTGCTCCGCACGTTCGTCGAGCAGCATGCCCGCGCCCGACAGCAGCACGAGCGTCCGGTCGACACCATCGAAGCGCGAGAACGGACCGGCCGTCGCGACGTCGGCGACGCTCACGCGCCATGCGAATGCGTCGAGCGCGCCACCGTCGACGCGCGCCGACGGAACGTGCGAAGCGATCTCGCGCGTCACGCCGCCGCCGTTCTTCCACGGCGACGCGACCAGTTCCGCCGCGCGAATGACCGTCGAAGTGACGCACGAATTACTCACTGTATTCACGACGATCGGCCTTAGCGACCCAGCATCGGCAGCTTCAAACCCGCATCGCGCGCAGTCTGCTGCGCGAGTTCGTAGCCTGCATCCGCATGACGCATCACGCCCGTCGCCGGATCGTTGAACAGCACGCGTTCGATCCGCTTCGATGCTGCATCGGTGCCGTCGCAAACGATCACAACGCCCGAGTGCTGCGAGAAGCCCATCCCAACACCACCGCCGTGATGCAGCGACACCCACGTCGCGCCGCCTGCCGTGTTCAGCAGCGCGTTGAGCAGCGGCCAGTCGCTGACCGCATCGGAGCCGTCCTTCATCGATTCGGTTTCGCGATTCGGGCTCGCGACCGAACCCGTGTCGAGGTGATCGCGGCCGATCACGATCGGTGCCTTCAGCTCGCCGTTCTTCACCATCTCGTTGAACGCGAGGCCGAGGCGATAGCGATCCTTCACGCCGACCCAGCAGATCCGCGCCGGCAGACCC
This portion of the Paraburkholderia flava genome encodes:
- the hutI gene encoding imidazolonepropionase, with amino-acid sequence MKHTVWHHLNLCADGDPDRAISDAAIAVTDGRIEWLGAASELPAAYATWPREDLHGAWVTPGLVDCHTHLVYGGQRADEFAQRLAGVSYEEIARQGGGIVSTVRATRAADEATLFRAAAARLEPLLAEGVTAIEIKSGYGLDLASERKMLRVARQLGERYPVTVYTTFLGAHALPPEFAGRADDYIAEVCDRMLPALADEGLVDAVDVFCERIGFSLAQSERVFDAAARRNLPVKMHAEQLSNSGGTALAARHHALSADHLEFLDEAGVAAMQAAGTVAVLLPGAYYFIRETQLPPLDLLRRYKVPIAISTDSNPGTSPVTSLLLMMNMATTLFRMTVPEALQGVTAHAARALGQAERHGTLAVGRSADFAVWSVATLAELAYWFGRPLCARVVRGGETVYTRPASTISLKTQP
- a CDS encoding HutD family protein, which produces MSNSCVTSTVIRAAELVASPWKNGGGVTREIASHVPSARVDGGALDAFAWRVSVADVATAGPFSRFDGVDRTLVLLSGAGMLLDERAEQGNDGHTHALTKPLDVARFRGEAAIDARLVDGATRDFNLMVRRNAATGTLDVVRGGAQRTLNADVALLYCAVGVAEVTIGDAAPVRLAVGDTLRIDGVHDVRCVIESDQASALLAIEIHYTNIA